The Populus alba chromosome 13, ASM523922v2, whole genome shotgun sequence genome contains the following window.
AACCCCACCCAACTAGggttattttcatcattttccagTCAGAACAAGGACCACATTGCAAACTCAAGATTTTATCTGGGCCACAAAATCAAAACCCGAAAATCTCCTTAAAACGGAAACTCCTCTTATACAAGCGCACACACCTCAGACACAGAACACAGTCTCTCTGTCTCCCTCACGCTCCCCGTATATGCTGCACACTTTTCCGGacctaaaacagaaaaaatccaCCAACTCTGTCCAACTTTCACTGCTTTTCAAAACCCATATTTTCTGCTTGTCTCTTAATGtaagttcttgcttcatctcgTCTTCTTGGTGCTTTATTACTGTGCTTTAGGGTTTTAGTTGTTATTTCTTGCATCACTGTTGTTGGGTTATTTCGTTAATGCTTTGTTTTCAAGTCATTTAGGTTGTTTGGCTATGACccttttattggtttttgttgatTAACGATCCTATGCaccttttctttccattttttttcccttgctcAAAAAGGGTTCCTTTTCAGATTGAGGAATTAGGGTTCGCAGTTTTCTTGTTTATTATGGGTGGTTTTGAAATAGTATATAGTGCTTGGTATTTGCCTGGGCGCGTTTTCCATATATCCTATAAGATacgtgtttttgttttgtttgtttttttgtgtgtatgTTTGAATATTGATGAGGGGTTattgggtttgattttttttttttttaaagaattcatGGAATTTTGGCAGTGGAACTGCTATCtataataaagaaagaagaaactaGGCCTGTCTCTTAAACTCAAATATGTAGGGGGCAGGGTAAGGTGTATAGGCGAATGCTAGTGATGACAGCGGCGCCAGACTCCCATTAAACACATGCCTCTTGATTTCACCACATTGATTGTTGCTTCAGggatataaaaaacttaaaaagaggattaatattaaattaattaaaaaaactaaagaaggaggaggaggttgtAATGTATCCCTAGACTCATAACACTATTCATGGAATTGTGATCTGACCCTGGGCAGGATTTGAGGGTCTTTTTACCACGATTCaatgtaattttcaaattatctgTGGTGGAtaagtattttcaatttttttgaacatTTAAATCACTTAAATACCCtcggaacaaaaaaaaaggatggcTTAAGCCTAggggtttttatgtttttattttttattaaagttaaattacttaattaccccttggttcaaaattaataaaactatcttttagggttttttctggttcatcatgattttttttagttaattgtcAAGTTAACACGGGgactttttagtattttaataaatttttaataaactttgttGGCACGTGCCAGCATGTAGTCAGACCCCATGCTCTTGGAGCAACACATGCAGGGTAATCAGTTATCAAACCCCGCCTTCCGCGGCGGCGTTTAAAAAGTCTCGATGCTCCTTCCATGATGGGGAGGTGTTTGCgccaataatttataaaattagaattctctttcaatttcaaccttttttttattttttaaatttagttattactcttttgatcattatttattttgtttgaggtttttttaaattgtttttttttctcaatctcattctcgtgttttttttttcctatcaaacttgatttctattttttttattgctatctttttttaccttgacaagtttttttaaatttatattttttttcacgatttatctttcaacattaaattggttgagaattaagtttcttcattaaacttgggtttaaattttaaaggttGCGAGTTTTAGAGATTAGACCAAGTTTAAGAGGTTTGCGTCgagcttgtttgttttttttttcttttggttaagctttttttttttcattcttcaacatttattcaatttgaaaatgagttctattatttttattcatttgatttatctaaaattttttgttgGTCTTGAAAATGACACTGGTTATCTCAAGTCCTTTTCATATGTCGTTCTTTGTTGGGCTTTTTTAGCTAAttctttaaattgataatttttttttgattttgttcttcaatgtttagaatatattttttaaacaatttgtaaaattataattccttttcaattccatctcctttaatttattatttttttgaatttagtccatattcttttgattgctaattattttattttaaataatttttttttacaatttcattttttttaagttttttatttcttgtcaaatttgatccctgttctttttttttttttttgctttgataaattttttaaattgatattgttttcatttctattaTTCGACATTAAATTAGTTGGGAATTGAATTTCTTAACTGAGTCCGAGTCTATGATTTCATGGGCTTTGGGTTTTAGGGATTAACCTGGGTTTGAGAGGTTAgccaaattttttcttttttttccctccttgTTCTTTAAGCTTACattttttaagtttcatttttcaacatttattcAATTGGAGATTGAGTTtcgttaattttatttatttactttctttaggattatttatttattttgaaaataacctgggttttctcaagtttttttattattgttatttgtttgatttactttgggtattcaataataaattagttgTGAATTAAACTTTTCGATTCAATCTGGGTCTAGTATATAATTGGTTGGGAGTTTGAGATCTTAGCCCAAGTTTAGAAGGTATGCCTAGTTTGTATGATTaatttttccccttcttttaaactgatttttttttttttttaatttcatctttcatcaTTTATATCATTAGTGATTagatttctgtttttctttatcTGTCTACTATAAGTTGtcctgagtttttttatttgttgttttgtatTGGATTTATTTGGTAAGTTTtctaaattgataattttttattcctgatttcatccttcaacattgtaTCAgttggtaatttgtttttttggttcctTCTTTTGAGGTTAAGATTTTTTGATTTTAGgctttgtattttctttttatctgtCTATACTAGTCCCATCGCCTAGACTATAAAATTTGTGGGctggcttaatttttttagggttttttaaatttaatattttttatgctttgtccttcaacattaagttgTTTGGATTTGAGTTTTGTGATGTTTGTAGGCGTGCCTTCTATTCAGTTGTCTCATTTACATGATCCAGATCATAGAGTTcggtttgcttggttttttatttttttttaattgaccctttttttaattttattttttgacattggATTTGTTTGGGATTCAATTATgagtcttttttatttgtttatcccAATCTCATAACACGATTTGCAAATTTGGCATGTTTGGTAAGGTTGacctaggttgttttttttgtcttccaCATTTGATTGGTTGAAATCTTAACTTCATTAGCCTTTTATTCTACCCTTTTTTTTGTaggttattgtgatttttttaaaagttggtTCACgtatcatccttttttttttttcagttggtTCTATGCCTCGagttgcatttttttaaaacttttttttaaaaaacgttCGCTTCACTCgagagtctttttttttttaacgaaaaAAATGTTCTAGACTGCGGCATAGTGTGGGCCCACAAACTAGTAtggatatatataatttcatcatttgttcCTGTAAGTAGTAGTATTTGTGGTGTTGATGAGTGGCCCTTGTTCAGGTTGTATATGTGGCTCTTTAACATAGTTGTTTAATGGAAGTCATTATAATTCTTGCCTTTTTCTTGACCTTCCATGCCCTGCAGTTGTATTATGGCTCCAGGTTGTGGAAAACTTTCCCTTCTTTTCATTAGATTCTTTTTGCaccattttgtttatatttgaaattgaaagcaTGGGTGTTGAGAGTTTGTTGATTTAAGGATTTCTACACCTTTTTCTTTCTGCTTTATAATTTGGATAGTTGGGTTTATAAACTACGTTCTTGCTTTCTTACAGTGCATATCTCATGGCGGATGTTGATCAAGGCATTGGTGAGCATGAAGTGGATCATGCTGCAGTTCATGGTGTGGATCCTGCTGCTGACTGTGTTGATCATCCTGTAGACCATGGTTTGGACTCCACTGACCTTGGATTGGATCATGGCACTGATCATGCTGTAGATCATGGTGTGGATCACATCACAGGTCCTGGATTGGCAGTAGAGCATGATGACATGGATCACCCTACAGATCATCATGTGGATCCTTCTATAGACCACGATGTGGATCGCCCTGTGAACGACATGGATAATGCTATCGATCAAGTGCCTGAAAATAATGAGGCTTCAAAGCAAGGACATGACGAGGATACAGTCTCTGGAGGTGGTGAGAAGAGGTGGCCTGGATGGCCTGGAGAGAGTGTGTTTCGGATGTTGGTTCCTGCTCAAAAAGTAGGCAGTATCATTGGCCGTAAAGGGGAGTTCATTAAAAAGATAGTCGAGGAGACAAGAGCACGCATTAAGATACTTGATGGTCCTCCAGGGACGACAGAAAGAGCTGtaagtttttcttctcttttatttgcGCAACTAGGTTATCTGGAAAATATAGAAATAGGAAGGTTGGAAATAATTTGTTGATGCAAAGTGTTTGATGGTTAGACCTCCCTTGATATTTCATTCATATATCAACTGAATCTATCATAGCatgctttaattttgtttttcttttcttttcatgttttccTTTCCCTCTTAAGAAATTGATAATTTGGAACATGGAAGCAATTTTCAGGCATTGCAGAATATTTTCTCAGGGTTAGCTGGCTGTGTTGTAATATTACAAGTTTGGCCATCTATCCGTAACACGTCTGATATTTTTAATAGGAATTTGGCGGTTGCTACTAAAACTTGTTTGTGATTGGATCACATGATCATCAATCTGTGCTTTGAGCTATATTAACATCAATTACAAAGGAAGCTTGTTTATGGAAGAGAGATTGATAAGGCAAGCTTACTTTTATGTATTGACTTAAACCCATACCAAAGAAGCTAGCTTTTCAAAGAGATTGATAAAGTTTTAAGCTTATAAATTTCTCCTTAGCTGTAAATATAACTTGTATTAAGGAgttttctaattattaaaatatagaagaaaatggAACTGATAATTAAAACACACATTTCAAGTCGAGGCTGTAAAGCTTCTATGCATCATTTgtaaaccaaattaaaatctGTGCAAGTGGCACAATTCTGATCTATAATTGTTTGGATATCTGATTCAACTGTTTCTCATCCAACCCTTTGTGTTCTTGCCACTGTGTAGTATTTTTCATGGCAGtcatttgttttctatggatATCCGAGTTATGTATCTATCTCTACCTTGCAATGATATTAAGAGGGAGAGTTCTCAGAAATATCGCATATTATTCTGTCACCCTTTAAagcttcaacatttgattgggAATTAAGAAATCAATTTTGAAGAGAACCTAGGATATGATCATTTAACTTTGAATGAATCATTATTGTAAAAGTTTGCGTAGttgaaaagaagacaaaaaggaAGCCTCGTCAGAAGAAATCGAGAAGTATAACAGAAATACTTTTATTGCAATGACAAATGAATGTGTGCAGGTTCTGTCCGCAATTTTTTAAGCAATGTATCAACCATCATTAGGATCCCAAATTTGAAGAACCAAAGATCCAGATTGCTGGGATCAGCATTGAGCATTGCAAAGTGCTGAAAAGTTGATTTGAATATACAGACATATTACACGAACAACAGTTCCATGAAGCTCTGCAATCTTTCTGGTAACTACAGAAACTGCATGGTTGATTTCTGCCGCAGCTTGTAAACTCCACAAAGGAACCTGTTTTAATCAACATTAGAGGATGCAGAAGATGTTAACATCAAAGTGCTAATCTAACTTTGTCATAATATACTTCCACGATTAAACagtaaaagcaacaaaaaatttGGTCAACTTTAGTAAATAATACACTGAAACTTGTCAATAcatgattatgttttttatttttattggttaaaaaaattaagaatcaaatCTAAGTGAAGTGTAATAGTAACCCTTGGTTACATGTTAGGAGGAGAAAATGATCAAATGTTATGCATTAGATTTGACATCATGGCAAACAGAGGAGCAGGTGGAGAATTTATAGTGCATGCGCGCTATTGAATTTTGACAACAAAATTGAGGACTCATTATTCCCTAGAGGAGGAGAATAGGGGAATAACGGGCAATGGTTGTGGTGAAACTGTAATATAGTTGTAAAATTTCATACAATGGGATACCATATTGTTTGAAATGTTATTTAGAAAGAgttgtttcattgttttattttttatttttctcacttGTTGCTCCATCTCATTTCAGTTTCCTTTTCCCTTGAGGTGTTCTTGGACTcaagtcataatttttttccttggtttGTTATACTAACTTTGTTATATAGGTAATGGTATCTGCCAAGGAGGAGCCTGATTCCTCTCTTCCTCCTGCTATGGATGGCCTACTGAGGGTTCACAAACGCATTATTGATGGTTTGGACAGTGATTCTTCTAACACTCCACCAGCCAGTGGAGCTAAGGTTTCAACAAGGCTGCTAGTACCAGCCTCACAAGCTGGAAGTTTGATAGGAAAACAAGGAGGAACCGTTAAATCTATCCAAGAGGCATCGACTTGCATAGTTAGAGTTCTTGGTGCAGGTTTTTCCCTTTCGCTTCTGAGTTTGAAATGattcaaaattcattttgttaTCTGTTTTCTTGAATTAAGCTATTGCTGTTTGTCATGGTGAAGCCATAATCAATGGCTGTCTTTTACAATTCATTCCATTTTTCAGAAAATCATGTTTTGTAAATTATGCTTCACTGGATTCAAGTGCTGTTTTTTCTCATTGTGTTATAATTGCAACTAATTCAGTAATGGCAAATTAACCAAGTTCTCTGGAAATAGAAACTATCTGAAATATGTAGTTGTCATGCTCTAAACTTACAAATCAAGTTTCTGAGTAATGGAGGGCGGAACCAAGGCCATCATTAACCGAGTTCCTtgcatttcttcatcttcttcacttACCTCTGTAATATGTGCCTTTATTATTTGTTGCCAGTTTGTTATAATTTCTCAACCACACCATTACTGACAATGCCTCTAGCTCAGCTGTTCACCCCACCTCTGCCATCCACCATTGTATCACTGTTGTTTATTTATAGTGGTATCATGATGATGTTGGTTTCAATACCTAATCAATGACCACCACATGCAGTTCTTTTTTCTGAGTTTCAGGATTGCGTAATTTATTATTGAGGTTCATGATTCCTTTGTAAGATCTGGAACATCTATCTGACCTAtctacctttcttttcttttaaggtCCCACCTTCTCTGCTAAAAAAAGTGTGGCAAAATTATTTGAGGATACTCATTTAGTGGACCGTTTTGCCCTCACCCCTCTTCTGCTGTTTATTATGAAACTCTTAATAATTGATTATCTTAATGCCTCGTatgttcattttgttttataagtCCTCATGCTTTGGATTCAGATACTTCTCTCAACTTATTTCTGAATTTTATCTGCATGTCtaatctctctattttttttttttttatcaaactgcTGCAGAAGACCTTCCAGTTTTTGCTCTTCAAGATGACAGGGTTGTTGAAGTATTGGGGGAAGCAGCTGGAGTGCACAAAGCAGTGGAGTTAATTGCATCTCATCTCAGGAAATTTTTAGTTGACCGAAGTATAATTCCGTTATTTGAAATGCAAGTAAGCTGCTCTTCATTAAGATTGGAATGACTTTACCAATTTTGGCATGACTGGTCTGATGAAATtctgatttatataatttacaaGATGCAAATGTCGAATCCTTCAATGGAGCAGATGCCACCACATCAATCATGGGGTCCACCTCAACCCCTTCCTCCAAATCATGGTGGAGGACCTGGTTATGGACAAAATCCCCAATATATGCCACCTCCGCGACAGCTTGACAATTACTACCCTCCTGCTGACATGCCACCTCTAATGGAAAAGCAACCTCACCAGGGTATATCTGCATATGGAAGAGAAGCTCCCATGGGCAGCCATGCTTCATCAAATGCCCAAGCTGCACCATCAATGATCACACAggttcttttattctctttgttttccttcCCCCTCATCCACCTCATTGAAGGAAATTCGAGATGCTATTAGCACCTTTATGTTGGAGAATGAGATGGGATGTGGGATGACATGCTGATAAGCAGAAACACCCCCCCCCACCCCCCTGGATGTTCTATGTAAACATTTGATTcgattttattttcctttttcacaATTTCTTGAGGTAGGCAAGGGTTGTGTAGCTCTCATGGGGAGCTTTGCCCACTGCTATAGCTTTCCATAAAAGATATCATATAGTAATTTTACATCCCAGATTTGATGGAGTGGAATTAGAGACCTTTTAATACAAATCACATGCAGAAGATTTATGCAATCATTTTTCCTTGGTactatatgttattatttttggttGGGATGGGTTTGTAATATTTCTAAGGCTTTTCTTTCATTGCAAATGAAGTGGTTCTATTTTATTCGATTGCAAGCCAAATAATctcattttgtatttctttctgGCACTTATCAGCACTTTTTGAGGTTTCAAAATGACTGACAAGTTTTGTGGGTTCTTGTGCAGATTACACAACAAATGCAAATCCCATTATCATATGCTGATGCTGTTATTGGGACAGCTGGTGCAAGTATAAGCTACATTCGACGTGCTAGTGGGGCAACTGTTACTATACAAGAAACTAGAGGTGTTCCTGGGGCAATGACAGTTGAAATCAGTGGAACTGCTTCTCAAGTCCAAACAGCTCAGCAGCTGATACAGGCAATATTTCATGCTTTAGCTCAATTGATCTTCCCCTCTCTTTACTAGATGTATATCCTATTTGGGTGACATGTTTTCCTAAACTGCTGATTGTATATGAATGGGCATTGCTTGCATGAGATTTTGACAAGGCTTGCATTTATTTATCATGTATAATCCCGCAATTATTCATGTTtagtctaaaatttaattttaggcTTAATAAGGATGTTTACAAACTGAAGCTAAATAACGAGGAGTTTGTCAAATGGACAATATAATATCTGATTTGCCTTGCTGGTTGTGCGGCAGGACCTTGTCATTATAGGCTGCATATTGTGGTATCTGCTAGGAATgtcataaaatatttgttacGGTTCATGACATCTGTTCTGCAGAGCGTATATGTACATGTAAATTGATTAGTGTTTCAAGGTTGGGAAAAGTGAAGTTGATGCAGGATGGTTGTCACTAAATAGGAAAACATTTTGTATAATAGGAAGAACCTACTTTACAATTTCCTTTTTAAACATCCATGTGCACCGAGGTGTAATTTTAATCAGGTCTCCATCATTTGAATTGGAGCCTGTGGCCAAGATTCTGTGGCTTCCTAGATAGTGATTGTTGTGGCATGTAGTTTCATAGTATGATGCTGCACCATATATTTTCCACCTAGAATGACAAGTTCAACGAAAGAAGAcagaacaggaaaaaaaaagattgaagttCTGATGGATGATGAACGCCAGCCAAGTGATTTAAAAACTGTTCTTTTGGCATAGTGATTGGTTCGGGTGATCATTTACTAGATGGAATTTGCTGATGTTGACTCATCCTTGTTCTcatttatataaagaaaattttctatttttctaatataagcAATCTCTTGTTTAATAGTTGGGCTAAATAACGGTAGCTGGAGATTCCAGCTGTTGATTTGCATTAATTATAGTGTATATGCATTTGATTGGATTCTGATGGTGTACTCTTCTATTGCAGAATTTCATGGCTGAAGCTGGAGCCCCAGCACAGCCTCAAACAGGTGGGGCCGCAGACCAAGGTTACAATCCTTATTCTCACAGTTCAGTGTATGCTTCTCCACCATCCAATCCAGAACACACCGGCCATGCTGGGGGATATGGCTCAATGTATGGTGCAAACTATGGTTACTAGGCAGCAGCTCTGAGTTGGTTCCCTCGTTGAGATGACTTGTTCTTTGCTGAGTTGGTTTCCTCTGCGAACTTGGATGATATTATCACCAAATAATCAATTAAGCATGCTGTAGTTGTAccttgcatttctctagattcTTGGCTAGACAAATTACCTAAGTTAGATTCTTCATGTGCATTATGCTTGGACCACATGGCGTTGCCAATAGAATGTTTTAAATTCTTGTGCAACTTCAGCCATATGCTCGACTCTTCTATGACAGCTTCATTTGTGGACGAAAATTGTCACTATTAAGGTACTTTGGCGTCCAGAAACTCATCTTAGTTTTGTTCTTGCCTTTTGGTCCTGTGGATTGTGTGTGCTTTGTAGAGAAAAGGGCAGTTGTTGGAACTGAGTTGTTTTTCTGTGAATGGAGAGGTATGAGCAGCTCATTAATTTTCTGTAATCTTCTCTGAGCATATCTGCAGGTTCTTGGAGCTTCGTTTAAATGGTTGGCTAATTGGTCAGGTTTTACtcgatttgttttgattttttcaaagtgtttttctatttgaaatatatatatatatataaaatttatttttaaattcagcactttaaatatttaaattttggcGAAAGCACCATCGCCAAACGGGCTGTAGGTGACTGCTGAACCAATTTTGATGGGTTCGTTCTCAAGTTAGCCTTTTCTATATGTACTGATCGTTCAATTCAAAAGGCATTTTAGGAATTGAAATTTTATCCACCACATTTTTTCCCCAGCAGACCGGACCTTGCAAACTTTAATTCTAATTTACAAAAAGGAAGTTTGAAACCCATTTAATATAATTCAATGAAATCCCTCTTCCCttcctaatatttattttttaatttttgagctttgaatttagtttttgtatatttttttgtgtttggctTAGGCTATTTTAGTTGGGATTGTAGATTTTATGAATTAACCcggttaatttaatttattttagttttttttatataatttttttttatttaatatttaatttgattaagaattaaaatttataatttattttattttaatttttataaaattatctcaattttataatGAGAAGCTAAAAGAGAATAAGGGAGAGTGTAGAGATAAAGATAAATggcgaagaaaaacaaaaaattccataccaaaagaagaacaaaaactgCATCATTTGAAGTCGACATGCCATTTGATAACGGAGAGTGTTACAATTTCTAGAGGAGGATCAAAGtaagatgaagaaaataaaagagaaggagaggagGATCTATAAGTGCTAGATGAAGATATCATGAGGTTTGGGTGGCTTGGATCTTTCCATCacaaatatacatgaaaaaatgTTAAGACTTGTAGGTATTTCGCGAGACAAACTGTCAACCGATGCCATAACAAGTCCTTGAAAAAACCTTAAGCTCCTCTGGTAAAGAACATGATATCGAGAAAGAAGAGGAGAGTAGATAAATTATAATGGTGCGAAGCTTGCCTTGTACCAAGCTACGTAGAAACCTCTCCTTCTATGACTGGGAGAGGGACCTGGATCATACAGCCAGGTGTTTTATGATTTATGAGTAATACATGACGATGAAGTGCTGCTAATTATGATGCTAGACAGACCCTTGAAATGGTTTTTTCCGGCGTGTCATCCTCTAACATTCAAAGCCTGTAAAACATAAGCAAACCTGGAGCTGGCGGCAGAAGAGGGGCTGCAGCAAGTGCTGCTGTATGTATAACTTGCTGACAGAAGGCAGTTCCTGTACTGCAGAATGTTGCGAAGTGCTCACAGTTGTTAGACAGCAGGTTATATTTGCCGAAACCTTCTTTCAACTTTTCTTTTGCAGTCTCAACAATTTGACTCCCCGATTCCCATCTCTCAGTGGTGGTGCAATTAGGGCACGTGGCATCAAACGTGATACGAAGCCGTATTCTGGGCACATTATAGTTATATCGACAGAGGGATCCTCCATGGAGGAAGCACTCAAGACAAGTTTCCACCACTCCATGGCCTGTATTTCTTGAGAAGCCACATTTTTTGCAAGCCCTTGTGGGTCCGGCTTTTGGGCCTACGAAGTGAATGACTTTCCCATCGCCTATATATATTCCTGCCATAGATTAAgcatatatttttgataaaaattgttGGAGTCTGGAACAAATTAATTGACGAGACAAGTGTCAGAGTGGAAGGAAGAACTGACCATGGTGGGTGTACCCAGGCCGATGCACATAGATATGGAGACCCTCTGGTATTTGTCCAATATCCCAACGAGAAATGTCATGCTGGAAATGATCTGGAAGAACTCCTAATTTTACTCCTAATTTTGTTGCTACTCTTGCTGCAAGCATCTCTCCGAGCTGAATATTTCCGTGAGGGTGCCgtctatgtgtgtgtgtgtgtgtgtatattttgTGGCTTTTAAGGATGTGATATTGTTGCCTTTTGATTCTTGCCATCCTACAAGGCCGGGCTCCATGTGTTCTTTGGATACTATTGCACAGACgactttatgggttttttttttttattattattaacaagaatatttatattagtttgcGTGAGtaagattttaaagttaataattataaaagtcTTCAAAGGCTCTAAAAAAACTCGAATTCATGatcattgaaaaacaaactcaaaacctGATGAGTTGCTAGGTTTGCTTCATCTTTTTTCCGATGCCAAATGGAGATTAAAATGTCAGAATATATAGACCTGAATGTGATACCTCACCCACGTGACGTGATATTAGATACATTTCTCTTCAAattttcagaagaaaaaaaaaacctgcggAGACCCTCAACAACTCTGGAGTAATAACAGCTCTGCGCCTTCAATTTGTCGTGCGAAGAGCCTGTAGACATTTTGAGATTGCATTAATTACTttgtaataaatctttttttttttttttataacccagGATGTCCGGACCAGTTTGCGCGcaccataattttataataaatcttgTTACAGGCGTACATGGTGATATAATATGTTGACGTAGGCATTGCAACAGGAACTATATTCTGATGAGATAAGATGCATGCAGAGAAGTATTGAAGAATAAAGGAAAGGGCAGATTTAAAACCTGAAATAAAAAGTGACCTCCCCTTGTAGGAATCAATTACTGCTGCAACCCAACGCCATTCCTGTATGGTTTTTGGCGCGAACCACACTGTAGCTGACAACTATTGTTCATATCAGATTGTCAAACCAAATTTCGAATATTTAAGTAGGAATAACTTCGTATAATTTCTCTTCACATGACTTATATCTTGAGACCGCGCTGTATTGCtgttcaaatcaatttattttttaaagtaaaaatatatacaggTGTTGCAAACTTATTTTctgggagaaaaaaaattaaaattgtttaagaGTTGAACTGATATGACCTAATTAATTTcatgagttcaaaaataatcttaacgattttaaaaatgaaatttgactaaaaaacactttaagatgacatttaaaaaaaatattaagatgaaaatatattagagACATAAAATAACCATAAAATAACCTATCAAATCCGTGACTTGGAATATAGAATTgggataaccccataaaaaaaaattataaagttcaattcctaatcaacttaatattaaagaataagattgaaaaaaaaaatcaattaaaaaaaaacaaaaaatcaaacaactcgagttaacttagattaacttgtcaaacccacAACCCGGATCATGTGATGgtgataactccata
Protein-coding sequences here:
- the LOC118044020 gene encoding flowering locus K homology domain, which translates into the protein MADVDQGIGEHEVDHAAVHGVDPAADCVDHPVDHGLDSTDLGLDHGTDHAVDHGVDHITGPGLAVEHDDMDHPTDHHVDPSIDHDVDRPVNDMDNAIDQVPENNEASKQGHDEDTVSGGGEKRWPGWPGESVFRMLVPAQKVGSIIGRKGEFIKKIVEETRARIKILDGPPGTTERAVMVSAKEEPDSSLPPAMDGLLRVHKRIIDGLDSDSSNTPPASGAKVSTRLLVPASQAGSLIGKQGGTVKSIQEASTCIVRVLGAEDLPVFALQDDRVVEVLGEAAGVHKAVELIASHLRKFLVDRSIIPLFEMQMQMSNPSMEQMPPHQSWGPPQPLPPNHGGGPGYGQNPQYMPPPRQLDNYYPPADMPPLMEKQPHQGISAYGREAPMGSHASSNAQAAPSMITQITQQMQIPLSYADAVIGTAGASISYIRRASGATVTIQETRGVPGAMTVEISGTASQVQTAQQLIQNFMAEAGAPAQPQTGGAADQGYNPYSHSSVYASPPSNPEHTGHAGGYGSMYGANYGY